GGTCCGGCACGGACGCCGCCCGAGAAGCAGCCGACATCACGATCGTCAACTCGGACCTGCAGTCGGTCGCAGACGCCATCGAACTGTCCCGCCGCACCTGGCGCACCATCAAGCAGAACCTGCTGTGGGCCTTCGGCTACAACGTTGCGGCGATTCCGCTGGCAATGAGTGGACGTCTGTCACCGATGATCGCCGGCGCGGCGATGGCCTTCAGCAGCGTGCTGGTGGTCAGCAACTCCCTACGGCTGCGCAGGTTCCGCGCGCACCGGTGAGGCTGCTGGTCATCAGGCCCCACAGCGCGGACGATCAGCCGTCCACACCACTGTTGAGTTCGGCCAGGTCCTTCAGGCTGTCGACGCTGACGACCTGATCGGCGGGGGGCGGGACGATGTCGGTCTCTATGCCGAAGTCGGTCATGGTGGTACTGGACATGGTCTCGACCGGCTTGCCGGCACCGATGTCGATGGTCATCTTCTGGTCGAATCGCACGATCCGGTTCTCGCTGTCGACCCACACGGTGACCTGTGACTGGCCGTCGACCTTGTCGAGGTTCTTCTCGATCTCGCTGGTCTGACCGGTGGGCAGCCCCAACTGCTCGATCGCCTTCTTCAGATCGATCGTGCCCGTGTACTTGGTGGCTTGGACGCCATCGATGTTCTCCGCGCCCACCTCTTGCAGGTCTGCGATGTCCTGCAGCATCTGCAGGCTTTGGCTCGGATCTGCTCCGCTGAGCCCGAATTCCTCGGCGGGTGCTTCGATCCACTTGTTGCCGAAGATGGGGACCTTGATGTAGCTCTTGCCGTCGACCACCGTGACCTCGATGTCGCTGCCGCCACCGAACAAGCTCGAACTCACCCGCAGCGCCGCCTCGTCGTCGGTGAAGTTGACCACGCCGTCACCACGGATGGCGATGCCCTGGTCGGCCATTCCACCCACAGAGGTCGTGAAGGTGACTCGGGCGCTCCCCGACGATGTCGTGCTTTGGGTGGCCTGCGCCATGAAGGCAGCCGGAGATGCGGTGACCGCCACGGAGGGAGAATCGGCGGGGGCCGGAGTGGTCGACGGCGTGGAACTGGCGGAGCACCCCGCGGCGAGGAGTCCGGCAGCCACGAAGCCCGCGGCTGCGATGAAGGGGCGGTTGGTGATCATGGGGCACTCCCATCCGAAGGTTCTCCCAGGTTACGACGGTCTCCCCCCCGCGTAAGTTCCAGAACGGCATCGGCCTGACTCGGGAAAGAGTGGATCACTGTCGTCGGGTCACGTGCGACATCCGTCCGTCGCCGTAGGTCTCGGTGATCTCCGCGACGACGATGTGGTAGCCGTGGTACCACCTTTGGTACTGCGCCTTGGCGCTGCGGTGACTGGCCACATCGGCGAAGGCGCGCAGACCCGCGAGGGTCTTCCAGTAGTACACGGCGTTGCGAGTGCCGCCGTCTTCTGAGACCCACGACTCCTGACCAACGTAGTCGTCGGAATCGTAGGCAGCGGCCTGGATCTCGGCGTCGAGCCGGTGGAAGTCATCGTCGTATTCGCCGGGCTGAAACATGAACGAGATCATGTACATGGCTGTCCCTTCATCGGATTCCACTTCGGCCGTGACTGTCGGAGGTCGTGCTCGTCACCAGTCGACGGGCCCACTGGACGTCGGGCCCGAGGCGATCCAGGTGGGTCACCAGATCCCGCGCGGCGGCGTGCAATTGATCGTCGGTCACAGGGTCGAGTGCGTCGAGGATGAACAAGCCCGCGGTGGTGTGATCACTCAGTTGAGTACGACGCGCCTGGCGCCAGTTCCAACGCCGACACGTCACTCCCTGGTCGTCACACCACACCACCTCGCCCGGATCTGGGTGCTCGATCACCTTCTCGCCGGAGGCGACGGTGTCGAAGGGCTCCTGACCGGTCGCTCGGCGCAACTGAGGGGCGCCGACATAGCGGTCGAGGTCCTCGCCCCCCAACGGGATCTGGTGGATCACGGAGATGGCGTTGTAGATGTCGGTCAGCCGGTTGATGCGAGGCAGCCCGGAGTCCACGCGCCGCAGCAGTGCCTCAAGACTGTTGCGCGTGCGCTGCGGTTTTGACCCGAATCCGCGGTACGCGTCGCGCCAGGCCGCCACGTGGGGGAGTTGGTCCGCGGGCATCAGACGAAGGGCGTCCTGCCCGGTTTTCTCCGCGGTCTCGAGGAGGGCGTCGCTTGCTGGGTCCGACGCTCCCGGGGTCAGTCCGCTCACCGCCACGAGCATGGCGCGGTAATCGGGGCGCAGGTCGAACACAGCCGCGTCGACCGTACCGCCGGCGAGGAAATCGTCAAGGGCGCTGTCAGCCATGGCCTACCTCCGGTGATGTCGGTTCGACTCTTGGTAGGTCGACGCTGGTGGCTTCTCTGAGCGCTTTGGTCGGCTCGGATACAGCCAGCGAGAACCGTGTCGGTTGCCCAGACGGACGGGAGTCGGGGGCGGCGGGATTCGAGTAGGAATGTGCCACGTCCCCGGGGAAGGCGGCGGCGTCCCCCGGACCAAGGGTGAACGCCTGCGCGCCGACCCCGAGCGTGAGCGTGCCGACGTGGACGTGCAGGAGTTCGCGGGTGCCCGGTGCGTGGGCCTCGCTGGTGTGGCGGTCTCCGGGACCCAATGTCCAGTCCCACATCTCCAGCACGTCCGGTCGCACGGTGCCGGCGACCATCACGGCGGCCCCGCCGCAATCTCCGGTCCACAGGACGGGCCCGGTGCCCCTGCGGGTGACGGCCACCGGCGAGGGCTGCGGGGGTTCCACCAGGTCGGGCAGCCCGACGCCCAGTGCCTCACTGAGGCGGAGCAGGATCGCGACACTCGGGTTCGCGCTGCCACGCTCCACGTTGACGACCGTTCTGCGGCTCACGTCCGCGGCCACGGCCAGTGTGTCCAGGGTCCAACCGCGGGACTGACGTTCCTGCTTGACGCGGGCACCTATCGCGCCGGCAAGCGCGGCGGTCGCGGAATCCATTAGTGCAGCATAATGCATTAGTAGTGCAACAGGCTCGACAACGTCGAATGACCCGCAATGGCCCGACAATGGATCGTGATCACTCACCCACTGCGCCGACGGCTGGCGGCCTGTGCTGCCTTGCTGGTGGGTGGCCTGGCGACTCTGCTGCTGCTCACGACGGTGCTCGCCAATCCGATCGCCAGTCTGTTGTCGGTGATCGGCTTCGTGGTGGCGGTGGTCTCGGGTTGGGTCGCACTGACCAACCGGGGCGTCAAGCGCAACCGGGCATTGGCCGCTGCGATCGCCGGATGCCTCCTGCTGGTCGCCGCCGTCATCGGTGACGACGAGCATCGGTTCTACCTGACGCTCGCCCTCGTCGGACTGTTGGCCGCCACAAGCTCGGGTCGCGTGGCGCTCGGCCATCCGCCGCGTCGCCCGGACAGCGACGTACCGGTGGGCCGTTCCCGGCATCCCGCTCTGGTGGTCAATCCCAAGTCGGGCGATGGACGCGCAGCGCAACTCGGACTGGTCGAGCGTGCCCGGGAACTCGGAATCCACGTCTTCGTCTGGGACGGCTCCGATACCCCCCTGCAGCTGGCTCGGCGAGCGGTCGCCGAGGGCGCCGATGCGTTGGGCATGGCAGGTGGTGACGGGTCACTTGCCCCGGTGGCGCGATTGGCCGCAGACCACGGTATCGACTTCGTCTGCATCCCGGCCGGCACCCGGAATCACTTCGCGCTCGACCTCGGACTGGACCGCTCGGATCCGCTGGCGGCCCTGACCGCCTTCGGTCCGGCCTTCCGGCGCCGGATCGATCTGGCCTGGGTCAACGATCGTCCGTTCGTGAACAACGTCTCATTGGGGCTGTACGGCGAGATCGTGCAGGACGAGGCCTACCGCGAGGACAAGTTGGGCACGGCGCTCGCGCGACTGCCCGACGTGATCAACGAGAACCCCCAGGACCTCGACCTGCGCTACACCGATGCCGACGGCGTTGCGCGCGACGACGCCCAAGTTGTGCTCGTGTCCAACAATCCGTACACCTTCACAGTGGGGGGGTCGGTCGGTCGCCGCGAACTCGATGCCGGCGAACTCGGCATCGTGTGCCTGCGCGTGGACGGCGGAGTCCGGGCGGCGGAGGTCGTGACGGCTGTGCTCGGATCCGGCAACTCCGACTCGATGCGGTCCTGGACCAGTCGCGCATTCGAGGTACGTTCCGGAGGTCCGGTCGCGGCCGGGCTCGACGGTGAGGCGCTCACGTTGGAACCGCCCCTGAGGTTCAGCAGTGCCCCGGCATCGGTGGGCGTGCGGATTCCGCCCTCGGCGCCCGGCCAATCCCCGGCGGCTCGGCGTTCGAGCTATGAGTTCGCGATCGCCGAGTTGCTGCGTCGGGCAGTACTTCCCTCACGTCGCTGGACATCGCCGGAAGAGTTCCCGGTGGCGGGGTGACAGGCCCCAGGTCCTCACTTGCCCCCACCATAAGACTGCTCTACTATTCCTGAAAAATAATACAGATAAAGCAGATTCAGCAAAGGGGAGTACCTCTCGCCTGGAGCCGACAACCCGGGGACCCACGTCCCCCGGCCACAGGGAACGGCGTGTGCCGTTCGGGGAGACCTTCGCGACGACGGAGTGGAAGTACCGCGCCGCGTCTGATGAAGCCGTCCGTGGCAGGTCCCGGCGGAAGGCTTCTGGAAGGTCTCGAAGGAAGGAATCCCCGCAATGTTTGATGTTCCCCTGTGGGCTTGGGCCGGCGTCCTGGCGCTGATCCTCGTCATGCTCGCCATCGATCTGTTTGCCCACCGCCGCGCGCACGTCATCGGAGTCAGGGAGGCGCTCGGCTGGTCGATCTTCTGGGTCGCGCTGGGAGTCGGCTTCGGGATCCTGATCTGGTCCGTCTACGGTGCCGAGTTCGGTGCTCAGTACTTCGCGGGCTACGTCATCGAGAAGTCGTTGGCCGTCGACAACGTCTTCGTCTGGGCCATCATCTTCGGCTACTTCGCCGTGCCACGCGAATACCAGCATCGAGTCCTGTTCTACGGCGTCATCGGGGCCCTGATATTCCGGGGTGCCTTCATCGCGGCCGGCTCGGTCCTGATCGCCAGTTTCTCCTTCGTCCTGTACCTCTTCGGCGTCTTCTTGGTGTTCACCGGAATCCAGATGCTGCGGCACCGCAACGAGCACATCGACGTCGCCAACAGTCGAGTGCTGCGGTGGTTCCGGCGGGCCGTCCCTCACACCGACGAGTACCACGGGCAGCGGTTCTGGGTGAAGAAGGCCGGGGTCTGGGTCGCGACCCCACTGCTGTCGGTCCTCGTTCTGATCGAGATCACCGACATCATCTTCGCGGTCGACTCGATTCCCGCGATCTTCGCTGTCACGCAGGAACCGTTCCTCGTGTTCACTGCGAACGCCTTCGCGATCCTGGGTCTGCGCGCGATGTACTTCCTGCTCGCTGACCTGATCGACCGGTTCACCTACCTGAAGACAGGCTTGGCGTTCGTTCTGATCTGGGTGGGAGTCAAGATGCTGCTGCTCATGGTGGGCGTCAAAGTGCCGACCTTGCTGAGTCTGGGCATCGTGATCGCCATCATCACGACGAGCATCGTCATCAGCCTGAGGTCGACCCGGGGGAGGAAGCGCCCGCTCGGCGCCGACGCGGAGGATGCCGAATCCCAGCAAACCGCGAGTCCACGCGTCGAGATTCCCATCGACCAGCAACAACGGCCGTAACCCGGCGTCGGTGGATTCGGGATGAGCTCGGATCCACCGACGAGGGGACGCCCCGGTCCAACGGCGCGCGTGCGTCGGCGACCACTACCGTGAGATGACCACGGAGGTGGAAATGAGCGCTGACCCGCAGCCGCAGTTGACCGGTCGCAAGAAGTGGGTGGCACTGGTCTTCCTGTCGCTCGGCGTGGCGATGATCATCCTGGACGCGACGGTGGTCAACGTCGCGATCCCGACCATGGTCAAGGACCTCGGCCTGTCCACCACGGATGCCGAGTGGGTCAACGCGATCTATGCGCTGACATTCGCCTCACTGCTTCTGCTGTCCGGGCGGTTGGCCGACATCGTCGGACGGCGGCTGATGTTCGTCTCCGGTGTGGTCGTGTTCGCCGTCTCGAGTGGTCTGGTCGCGATGTCGGACGGCGCTGTGGAACTCATCGGCGCACGGGCGTTGCAGGGGATCGGTGCGGCCATGATCCTGCCGGCGTCCTTGTCGGTCCTCAATGCCGTGTACCGCGGTCGTGATCGTGCGGTCGCCTTCGCCGTGTGGGGCGCCACGATCGGTGGCATGGCCGCCTTGGGGCCGCTCGTCGGTGGCTGGCTGACCACATACGCGTCCTGGCACTGGGCGTTCCTGATCAACATCCCCATCGCGGTCATTGTCGTGATCGGGGTTCTGGCGCTCGTCCCCGAGACCCGCGACCTGGTGGATCGATCCGGCGCCGACCTTCCGGGGACGATCCTGGGCACGCTGGGCCTGGCGTTCTTCGTCTTCGGGCTCATCGAGGGACAGACCTACGGATGGCTGGCTGCCAAGAAGCCGTTCCAGATCGGTGGCTGGCAGTGGCCTTTGGACAACGTGTCGCCGGCGGCCGTGGGACTGTTCGGTGGAGTGCTCCTCGTGCTGGTGTTTCTCTGGGTCGAGAAGAGCCGTGCTGCCGCCAACCGCACTGTCCTGGTGGATTTGAGACTCTTCCGGATCCGCACGTTCGGTGTCGGCAACCTGGTGGCGGCCCTGGTGAGTCTGGGGGAGTTCGGACTGCTGTTCACGCTCCCCCTGTTCCTGCAGTCGGTCATCGGATACGACGCATTGCAGACCGGGGTCATCTTGTTGGCGTTGGCCGTCGGATCCTTCGTGGCCAGCGGTGTCGGAGCGCCCCTCGCCCAGCGCATCGGGCCGGTTCGGGTCCTACGCACCGGGATGGCCTTGGAGGTGATCGGCGTACTGCTGATCACGGTGGTCATCTCGACGACTGTGACGGGGTGGGCGATGGTTCCGGGGTTGTTCATCTACGGATTGGGTGTCGGATTCGCCACGGCGCAGCTCACCGGAGTGATCTTGTCCGAGGTCCCCGTGGCCGAGTCAGGTCAGGCGTCGGCGGTTCAGTCGACCTCCCGCCAAGTGGGAGCGGCCATCGGTACCGCCCTCTTGGGCGCGACTCTCGTGGCAGGACTGAGTTCGGTCGCAGGGGAACTCACCGACCGGGGTGTGCCGCAGCCGGTCGCCGATCAGGTCACCAGCGCGGTCCAGGGAAGCGCCGGCACTGCAGTGGCGGCACTGCCCGCTCAGCCCGGTGGCGATGTGCTGTTCGCAGGGGCATCGCAGGGTTTCGCATCCGCCACCGAGGACGTCGGCTATGTCGCCGCCGCGTTGATCGCCCTGGGTCTGATGGCAGCCTTCCTCCTCCCTGCCGATGCTGCTCGGACCGAGGCTGCCGGGTACGTGTCCGCCAAGGAGGAAGAGTCGGCCGCTGAGGAGGATTCGGCCGATGGAGAAGAGTCCGCAGCCGAGTAAGAGGCGGCCGTGCCCCCGGCTCAGCCCAGTGAGTCGGTGTCGACCACTGCCCGGGTCGCAACCCGGTCACTCATCCAGGACACGATGTCTTGATGAACGGGATCCGCCGCGTACGTGGTGAGGGCGTCCGGGGAGTCGTGCTCGCTGATCAGGACGAGTTCGAACGCATTCGCCGATTCGTTGCGGTTGCGCCCTACCTTGATCGAGTTGGCGCCGGCGACCTTGCCGACCATGCCACGCAACTTCGACACCGCCTCGTCGACGTCTGCCGGATCGTGGAAACGCCACATGACGATGTGAGTCAGCATTGGCAAACCCTATCGATGTCGGCGCCCTACGCGCCGTCGTTGTCGAGCGCCCTGCCGTTGTCGAGCGCCCTGCCGCTGTCGGCTGCTCCTCGGTTGTCGAGCGCCCTCCCGTTGTCGAGCGCATAGTCGTTGACGCGATCGATCAACTGGCGCAGACGCCCGAAGGAGGCGCGTGTGTGGGTGAATACAAGACGCGGTAGGTCGAGGTACTCGCCCTCGATGTCGTCCGCCGGTCGCTGATACATCTCACCGGCCTCGACGAGGTCGGCGAACTCGCGATTGAGGTGGCGCAGTTGCCGAGTGGTGAGCGGGGAGCGTAGGCGCAGGACGAGTTCGCGCCCCACATATCGCGACGAGTGGTAGTTGCTGAAGAAGCGGGTGATGTGGTCGACAGCATCCTGGGCGTCGATGGCGAGGTAATACAGCGACGTGTCGGCCGGGCTGAGGAAACCACCGCCGAGGAGTTCCTCTCGCACGTAGCGATCCCACCGCTCCCAGTAGTTCGAGTCAGGTCCCTCGATGAGGACCACCGGAACCACGGCGGACTTACCTGTCTGAATCAGGGTGAGTGCCTCGAGGAGTTCATCCTGGGTCCCGAACCCGCCCGGGAAGGCAGTGATCGCCTGGCTTTGGCTGAGGAACATGAGTTTGCGTGTGAAGAAGTAGCGGAAGTTGATCAGCTTGTGATCGCCGGAGATCACCGAGTTGGCCGTCGTCTCGAACGGCAGTCGAATGGACAATCCGAACGAGTTCTGCGGACCCGGGCCCTCATGACCGGCCTTCATGATGCCCTCACCGGCTCCCGTGATCACGAGCCAGCCCTGTTCGGCCATCATGCGAGAGAAACTCACGGCGGTCTGGTAATCCGGATGATCCGCCGGTGTCCGCGCGGATCCGAAGATGCTGACTCTCGGGGCGCCGTTGTAGCCCCCGAACACCCGGTAGGCGTGCCGCATCTCCTTGAAGGAGTTCGTGAGCAGTTTCAGTTCTCCGGTGTGGCGGCGATCGGTGATCAGTTTGAGCGAGGTGGCGAGCAGATCCCGCACCAGGCGACCGTCGCGCGAGGTGCTGTCACCGCCGCACTCCTCGATCAGTCCGTTCAGCTGCCTGACGAGATCGGGATCATCCACTCGCCGGCGAGTGAGGGTGTCGATCGCTGCTGACATGTTGGTCATGACGCCAGACTTGCCCGATCAGTGATCGGGAAGCTGAGCGTCAGGTGGAGCGTTGCGCACGAATGGATGAATAGTCGACGGTCGCGTCAGGGGGAATTGCCGGTGGGACGCGGCGCATCGTCAGTTGGGCCATCAGCAGATCCAACTCCTGCGAGATCGTGTTCAACCGGCCCATGAGTTTGGCCGTGTTGGGGGGCATTCCGTGCTCCCGGCGGTTCTTGGTGCTGCGCTGGCGCGGCAGGCTCAGCACCACGCTGTCCGCCAACCCCGCGATGTCCCGGGCGCGGTCATGGCACTCGACCTCCAACGGTCGAGGGCTGCCCTGAGCCGCGATCCGGGCGATGGCCACCATCTGGGATCCGATGAGACCGGTGGCCTGAACGACGCGGATCGCCGGCGAGCGGTGCGGGCCGGAGATCTCGGTGGTCCGATCGAGGAACACCAGCCGGGCGCGATCGAGGTCCTGGGCGGATTTGCTGATGCGCAGGAACTGCATCTGGCGCGCGGCCGGCCCGACTGTCACCAAGGTGTAGAGCGCTGTTGCCGTGGGCGGGAGATGCTTCAGCACAGATCGCAAGGTCAGGCCGTCGGATCGGGGGGTGACCGCGGCTCCGTTCTCAGGCACGATGGAGAACCTAAGGAGAGCGGGGGAACGGCGCTGAGCGCCGGGACGAACGGTCGGTGAACATCCGATGGCGGTTGCCTCGGGCCGGTGGTGACGATGACGGGGACCACACCTCCACGGCCAATGGTCACGTTCAGGTCACCCCGCGTTCATCTGTGAGCGAACCTCCGGTCATCTGGCTGCCCTAGCGTCCGGATCGCATCGCCCCATACGGGGGCTTCGCAATGCCCCGAGTCCGGGGCACTGACATTTTGGAGGCAGGGTGCGCATCACCCGTAAGAAGTGGGGGCTCGCCGCCGTCGTCGCCGGGGGATCCCTGGTCCTGGCGGCCTGTGGCGGTCAGCAGTCCGGCAGCGGCTCGGGAAGTTCGGCTTCGGGGGCGGTGGCCGTTGACGGGTCATCGACCGTCGCACCCCTGACGTCCGTTGCTGCAGAGTTGTTCCAGGCCCAGAACTCCGGCGTGAACGTCACCGTGGGAACCTCGGGAACGGGCGGCGGATTCGAGAAGTTCTGCCGCGGCGAGACCGACATGAACGACGCGTCTCGACCCATCGAGGACGACGAGAAGGCCAACTGCGAGACGGCCGGCGTCAAGTACGCGTCGCTGACCGTTGCCAACGACGCCCTGACCGTGGTGGTGAACAAGGAGAACACTTTCGCCAAGTGCCTGACCACGGAGCAGTTGAAGAAGATCTGGGAGCCCAAGTCGCAGGTCACCAACTGGAACCAGGTCGACCCGTCATTCCCCGACGAGAAACTTGCGTTGTTCGGGCCCGGAACCGATTCCGGGACCTTCGACTACTTCACCGAGGCCATCAACGGCGAAGAGGGTGCCAGTCGCACCGACTACACACCCAGCGAGGACGACAACGTCGTCGTGCAGGGCGTGTCGGGCTCCAAGGGCGGCATGGGCTACTTCGGGTACACGTACTTCGAAGAGAACGCCGACAAAGTGAACGCGGTGCAGATCGACAGTGGT
The DNA window shown above is from Candidatus Nanopelagicales bacterium and carries:
- a CDS encoding LppX_LprAFG lipoprotein, coding for MITNRPFIAAAGFVAAGLLAAGCSASSTPSTTPAPADSPSVAVTASPAAFMAQATQSTTSSGSARVTFTTSVGGMADQGIAIRGDGVVNFTDDEAALRVSSSLFGGGSDIEVTVVDGKSYIKVPIFGNKWIEAPAEEFGLSGADPSQSLQMLQDIADLQEVGAENIDGVQATKYTGTIDLKKAIEQLGLPTGQTSEIEKNLDKVDGQSQVTVWVDSENRIVRFDQKMTIDIGAGKPVETMSSTTMTDFGIETDIVPPPADQVVSVDSLKDLAELNSGVDG
- a CDS encoding phenylalanine--tRNA ligase beta subunit-related protein encodes the protein MADSALDDFLAGGTVDAAVFDLRPDYRAMLVAVSGLTPGASDPASDALLETAEKTGQDALRLMPADQLPHVAAWRDAYRGFGSKPQRTRNSLEALLRRVDSGLPRINRLTDIYNAISVIHQIPLGGEDLDRYVGAPQLRRATGQEPFDTVASGEKVIEHPDPGEVVWCDDQGVTCRRWNWRQARRTQLSDHTTAGLFILDALDPVTDDQLHAAARDLVTHLDRLGPDVQWARRLVTSTTSDSHGRSGIR
- a CDS encoding XRE family transcriptional regulator, with amino-acid sequence MDSATAALAGAIGARVKQERQSRGWTLDTLAVAADVSRRTVVNVERGSANPSVAILLRLSEALGVGLPDLVEPPQPSPVAVTRRGTGPVLWTGDCGGAAVMVAGTVRPDVLEMWDWTLGPGDRHTSEAHAPGTRELLHVHVGTLTLGVGAQAFTLGPGDAAAFPGDVAHSYSNPAAPDSRPSGQPTRFSLAVSEPTKALREATSVDLPRVEPTSPEVGHG
- a CDS encoding diacylglycerol kinase family protein, with amino-acid sequence MARQWIVITHPLRRRLAACAALLVGGLATLLLLTTVLANPIASLLSVIGFVVAVVSGWVALTNRGVKRNRALAAAIAGCLLLVAAVIGDDEHRFYLTLALVGLLAATSSGRVALGHPPRRPDSDVPVGRSRHPALVVNPKSGDGRAAQLGLVERARELGIHVFVWDGSDTPLQLARRAVAEGADALGMAGGDGSLAPVARLAADHGIDFVCIPAGTRNHFALDLGLDRSDPLAALTAFGPAFRRRIDLAWVNDRPFVNNVSLGLYGEIVQDEAYREDKLGTALARLPDVINENPQDLDLRYTDADGVARDDAQVVLVSNNPYTFTVGGSVGRRELDAGELGIVCLRVDGGVRAAEVVTAVLGSGNSDSMRSWTSRAFEVRSGGPVAAGLDGEALTLEPPLRFSSAPASVGVRIPPSAPGQSPAARRSSYEFAIAELLRRAVLPSRRWTSPEEFPVAG
- a CDS encoding TerC family protein — protein: MFDVPLWAWAGVLALILVMLAIDLFAHRRAHVIGVREALGWSIFWVALGVGFGILIWSVYGAEFGAQYFAGYVIEKSLAVDNVFVWAIIFGYFAVPREYQHRVLFYGVIGALIFRGAFIAAGSVLIASFSFVLYLFGVFLVFTGIQMLRHRNEHIDVANSRVLRWFRRAVPHTDEYHGQRFWVKKAGVWVATPLLSVLVLIEITDIIFAVDSIPAIFAVTQEPFLVFTANAFAILGLRAMYFLLADLIDRFTYLKTGLAFVLIWVGVKMLLLMVGVKVPTLLSLGIVIAIITTSIVISLRSTRGRKRPLGADAEDAESQQTASPRVEIPIDQQQRP
- a CDS encoding MFS transporter, with protein sequence MSADPQPQLTGRKKWVALVFLSLGVAMIILDATVVNVAIPTMVKDLGLSTTDAEWVNAIYALTFASLLLLSGRLADIVGRRLMFVSGVVVFAVSSGLVAMSDGAVELIGARALQGIGAAMILPASLSVLNAVYRGRDRAVAFAVWGATIGGMAALGPLVGGWLTTYASWHWAFLINIPIAVIVVIGVLALVPETRDLVDRSGADLPGTILGTLGLAFFVFGLIEGQTYGWLAAKKPFQIGGWQWPLDNVSPAAVGLFGGVLLVLVFLWVEKSRAAANRTVLVDLRLFRIRTFGVGNLVAALVSLGEFGLLFTLPLFLQSVIGYDALQTGVILLALAVGSFVASGVGAPLAQRIGPVRVLRTGMALEVIGVLLITVVISTTVTGWAMVPGLFIYGLGVGFATAQLTGVILSEVPVAESGQASAVQSTSRQVGAAIGTALLGATLVAGLSSVAGELTDRGVPQPVADQVTSAVQGSAGTAVAALPAQPGGDVLFAGASQGFASATEDVGYVAAALIALGLMAAFLLPADAARTEAAGYVSAKEEESAAEEDSADGEESAAE
- a CDS encoding Dabb family protein — protein: MLTHIVMWRFHDPADVDEAVSKLRGMVGKVAGANSIKVGRNRNESANAFELVLISEHDSPDALTTYAADPVHQDIVSWMSDRVATRAVVDTDSLG
- a CDS encoding LOG family protein, giving the protein MTNMSAAIDTLTRRRVDDPDLVRQLNGLIEECGGDSTSRDGRLVRDLLATSLKLITDRRHTGELKLLTNSFKEMRHAYRVFGGYNGAPRVSIFGSARTPADHPDYQTAVSFSRMMAEQGWLVITGAGEGIMKAGHEGPGPQNSFGLSIRLPFETTANSVISGDHKLINFRYFFTRKLMFLSQSQAITAFPGGFGTQDELLEALTLIQTGKSAVVPVVLIEGPDSNYWERWDRYVREELLGGGFLSPADTSLYYLAIDAQDAVDHITRFFSNYHSSRYVGRELVLRLRSPLTTRQLRHLNREFADLVEAGEMYQRPADDIEGEYLDLPRLVFTHTRASFGRLRQLIDRVNDYALDNGRALDNRGAADSGRALDNGRALDNDGA
- a CDS encoding PstS family phosphate ABC transporter substrate-binding protein; this encodes MRITRKKWGLAAVVAGGSLVLAACGGQQSGSGSGSSASGAVAVDGSSTVAPLTSVAAELFQAQNSGVNVTVGTSGTGGGFEKFCRGETDMNDASRPIEDDEKANCETAGVKYASLTVANDALTVVVNKENTFAKCLTTEQLKKIWEPKSQVTNWNQVDPSFPDEKLALFGPGTDSGTFDYFTEAINGEEGASRTDYTPSEDDNVVVQGVSGSKGGMGYFGYTYFEENADKVNAVQIDSGDGCVSPSPETAQDGTYTPLARPLFIYPSITKLGSNPAFASFLTYYVQNDSTIAEQAQFIPLNDKQKSELDAALDKAFTEAGLPAPAAS